A stretch of DNA from bacterium:
TATAGCGGATCGGTCCGATCTCATACAACGCGAACTGGACCTGCAGGTCAACAGGGATGATCGTGTCGACGGCGGTGATCTCGACGGACACATTGCCGGCGCGAGTGCTGCTTGCATAACTGCCGGTAAGCGTCATATGAAGCGGGCTTGTGGTCTTAAGGAGCGAATCGAGCACCGGCTCGTAGCTGCCGCAGCCCGCAAGGAATGTCGTGCCGTTGAAAAACATGAAAGCGCCGATCACGAACGTGTCGGCATAATACAGCCGCCGCGATTCGCTGCCGGGGCAGGAAAAGGGATCCCAACTGTCGAAGGTTGGATCCGCAGATGCATGGCAGGCAATGGATATGAATCGAGACCCATAGAGACTTTTAAGACGGCGTGCCTCGTATCTGTCATCATCCGCGCAGTGACATGCAGTATTAAGCAGTTCACCGACGACGTTCCGCAGGCTTTGCTCAATCATCGTGTTGACCGTTGTAACCTCGCCGGCAGCGACGGCGATCAGGGTCTCCTGCGGGATATAGCTGCTCAGTCCGAACCTTAGTTGGATATCGCCCGGCTGCAGGTCGGTTATTTCATAGTACCCGGAGTCGTTCGTTAACGCCTGCGCATCGGACGGCGTCGCGAGCACCGAGACCCCGGCCAGCCGGCTGCCCGCGAGATCGCTGACAAACCCTCTGATCATGCCGG
This window harbors:
- a CDS encoding carboxypeptidase-like regulatory domain-containing protein, coding for MKKNFAAPVLMLALAAAVYFGCQKEEEMTTGMIRGFVSDLAGSRLAGVSVLATPSDAQALTNDSGYYEITDLQPGDIQLRFGLSSYIPQETLIAVAAGEVTTVNTMIEQSLRNVVGELLNTACHCADDDRYEARRLKSLYGSRFISIACHASADPTFDSWDPFSCPGSESRRLYYADTFVIGAFMFFNGTTFLAGCGSYEPVLDSLLKTTSPLHMTLTGSYASSTRAGNVSVEITAVDTIIPVDLQVQFALYEIGPIRYMPPSPPETLYHYVMVDLLTPENLPISEGETKVIARDFLVPDTIGGTVPPFHAVNPEDIGIAVFVQSQESKEVLQAASIDF